The genomic region AGGTGAGTAGAATTCTACACTTGTTTGTAGGGAGTATTTGATTGGAAAGATAGCCAAGAATTAGGGTTATTACTGAAAGAATGAAGAAGAGGCAAGTAGTGATCAGAAAAGAAGGATCCAGGAGTTCAAGTAATCAGATTATTCGGACGGTGAGATATGCCGAATGCCAGAAAAACCATGCAGCCAATATTGGAGGGTATGCGGTGGACGGCTGCCGGGAGTTCATGGCTGGGGGGGCGGGGGGGAGGAAGGGACTGCAGCCGCCCTTAGCTGTGCTGCCTGTGGCTGCCACCGGAATTTCCACCGGAGGGAGGTGGAAAGCGAAGTGGTTTCTGACAATTCGTCCCCTTCTTGAAGGCGTGATCATCACTCCTCTACTATTTTACAGAATCAGCAATTAttgattgatcaagaaaagcTTAAAGGTTTGTTTGGCAGAGAAAATATAGTATATCTGTGCTTAATGAAGTGTATGTTTTGTAAAAATGGTTGAATGTGAGACGGCACAGAATTAGTATCTTTCTGAGTAATTTTCGCTGCCTTTTGGCTCTCGTTCATATCCCCATTTCagagtatattaattaattagtaccCGGGAAAGGATAAAAAACTTGGtgtttacatatttaaattgaagTAAGTAATTGGTTTAGATGAAAGATCTACATTAATGGTCTTAGTTTCCCTGTTATTGcttcaatttcatttcattcGTATGGATCTTCCCGTTTTCGTGCAACGGGAAATGCCCCGTCTATATATCTATGCTGTGATcttcatatatacattaattccTGCAGGATGAACTGTTCTTGGTGGCAATTTCCATGAACAGATGAACATGATTCtactgtgtgtgtgttatgaAGTTCATTCTTGAAATCAGAAGTACAACAAATAAAGCCTCTTCTCCACATTGTAGTTTGTGATGCCCAgaatagaaagaaagaaagctaattaattgggggaaaaaaaaaaacagcattTCTTCAGACAGAGGATCGGAGCCAACAACATAGAATACTTTTCCAAGCTTATCTTGATGAAATCCATGGCTTTGTAAATACAGGTGTAGTTGTCCCTTTACCGAGCTGTTTCTGATCCAGTTAAGCCccagaatatatataattaatagactGAGTGGTTTGGAGCTTTTTGGGACTCTGAGGAACCAAGAGACAGGATATGCAAGAATTCCAACTGTTCAaccaatatttttcttaccaAAACTGATAGGCAGAAacgt from Sesamum indicum cultivar Zhongzhi No. 13 linkage group LG3, S_indicum_v1.0, whole genome shotgun sequence harbors:
- the LOC110011693 gene encoding LOW QUALITY PROTEIN: mini zinc finger protein 2-like (The sequence of the model RefSeq protein was modified relative to this genomic sequence to represent the inferred CDS: deleted 2 bases in 1 codon), encoding MKKRQVVIRKEGSRSSSNQIIRTVRYAECQKNHAANIGGYAVDGCREFMAGGGGEEGTAAALSCAACGCHRNFHRREVESEVVSDNSSPS